The following proteins are encoded in a genomic region of Hemibagrus wyckioides isolate EC202008001 linkage group LG29, SWU_Hwy_1.0, whole genome shotgun sequence:
- the LOC131349195 gene encoding cytochrome P450 4V2, translating into MARALGLVAAGACVLALVVAWVSYRLLRNVIRMWTDLKPVPSIGVAYPLLGHALQLKTSAVEFFCQVIGYTDEFRNAPLLKVWLGPLPFLFLYHAETVEPVLNNSLHMDKAYSYKFLHPWLGTGLLTSTGNKWRSRRKLLTPTFHFSILNDFLEVMNEQAEVLVDRLDDHAGKKPFNCFSHITLCALDIICETAMGKKIYAQSNQDSEYVHSVYRMSDLISKRQRKPWYWPDFAFHYFGDGKEHNHCLKILHTFTESVIREREVYGYHDMESDSESKLGKKKRRAFLDMLLKTTDEDGNKLTHQDIREEVDTFMFEGHDTTAAGMNWAIHLLGAHPEIQRKVQQELYEVFGDSDRPINNEDLKKLRYLECVIKEALRIFPSVPFFARTICEDTHINGYKVPKGVNVIILTYALHRDPRFFPEPEEFRPERFLPENTAGRNPYCYIPFSAGLRNCIGQRFALMEEKVILASILRSFNIVSCQKRDDLKPHGDLVLRPEQGIWITLEKRHR; encoded by the exons ATGGCGCGTGCTCTGGGTCTGGTGGCCGCGGGCGCTTGCGTCCTCGCGCTCGTGGTGGCCTGGGTCTCTTACCGGCTGCTCCGGAACGTCATACGAATGTGGACCGACCTGAAGCCCGTCCCGAGCATCGGTGTGGCCTACCCTCTCCTCGGGCACGCGCTGCAGCTTAAGACCAGCGCCGTAG AGTTTTTTTGTCAGGTGATCGGCTACACAGACGAGTTTCGGAACGCTCCACTGCTGAAGGTCTGGCTTGGACCCCtgcccttcctcttcctctaccATGCCGAGACTGtggag CCGGTTCTGAATAACTCTCTGCACATGGATAAGGCTTATTCTTATAAGTTTTTGCACCCCTGGCTCGGAACTGGGCTACTGACCAG tacagGGAATAAATGGCGGAGCAGGAGAAAGCTCCTCACTCCCACCTTCCATTTCTCCATCCTGAATGATTTCCTGGAGGTGATGAACGAGCAGGCCGAGGTCCTCGTGGACAGACTGGATGATCACGCAGGGAAAAAACCGTTCAACTGCTTCAGCCACATCACGCTGTGTGCTCTCGACAtcatctgtg AAACCGCTATGGGGAAAAAGATCTACGCCCAGAGCAACCAAGACTCCGAGTACGTGCACAGCGTCTACCG GATGAGTGACCTCATCAGTAAACGCCAGCGGAAGCCCTGGTACTGGCCGGACTTTGCGTTCCATTACTTCGGTGATGGTAAAGAGCACAACCACTGTCTGAAGATCCTGCACACCTTCACTGAGAGT GTGATtcgtgagagagaggtgtatggATATCACGACATGGAGTCCGACAGCGAATCCAAGCTGGGAAAGAAGAAGAGGCGGGCCTTCCTGGATATGCTTCTGAAGACGACGGATGAAGACGGGAACAAGCTGACGCACCAAGACATCCGAGAGGAAGTGGACACCTTCATGTTCGAG GGACATGACACTACAGCGGCTGGGATGAACTGGGCCATTCACCTGCTGGGGGCTCATCCTGAAATACAGAGGAAGGTTCAGCAGGAGCTGTATGAAGTGTTCg gtgactCTGACAGACCCATCAACAATGAGGACTTGAAGAAGCTCCGTTACCTGGAGTGTGTGATTAAAGAGGCGCTGCGCATCTTCCCCTCCGTGCCATTCTTTGCTCGCACCATCTGCGAAGACACACATATCA atggctaCAAGGTGCCTAAGGGTGTGAATGTAATCATACTCACATACGCACTGCACCGTGACCCACGATTCTTCCCCGAGCCTGAGGAGTTTCGTCCTGAGCGCTTCCTGCCTGAGAACACGGCAGGGCGAAACCCATACTGCTACATCCCCTTCTCTGCAGGCCTGCGCAACTGCATTg gtcagcgCTTTGCTCTGATGGAGGAGAAGGTGATTCTGGCCTCCATCTTGCGCTCTTTCAACATCGTGTCGTGTCAGAAGAGAGACGATCTGAAGCCACATGGAGACCTCGTCCTCAGACCCGAGCAGGGCATCTGGATCACGCTGGAGAAGAGAcaccgctaa